The Epinephelus lanceolatus isolate andai-2023 chromosome 11, ASM4190304v1, whole genome shotgun sequence genome window below encodes:
- the LOC117262502 gene encoding uncharacterized protein LOC117262502 isoform X5, with protein MSLKIFETKWKTALTSILEELTEPQFRKLMFNLVKIPQGVKTDKTREEIPYIIIQYYGTEGSISIIDKEMKQLPRNDAAVQEHLRPFVEKLKKQRQKEKKMTTKNESASGLVAKKQKPAAVTMSKPAADSGSMAKKQKPAAVTMSKLAADSGSMAKKQKPAAVVKPKQKTEKPAESTKTSQIYPAGVVKPKQEMQNSSLKPAESTKTPKVQSAPVQTGRIKILRLKMSNKTNTHLEVEFNDQTQTFFITTRLLANTLGFRADDDLALRLFFELPLTADAKIQGNKIIEMKKV; from the exons atGTCGCTGAAGATTTTTGAGACAAAGTGGAAAACAGCTCTGACttccatcctggaggagctgacCGAGCCGCAGTTCAGGAAGTTGATGTTCAACCTGGTCAAAATTCCTCAAGGTGTGAAGACGGACAAGACCAGAGAAGAGATCCCGTACATAATCATCCAGTACTACGGGACAGAGGGGTCCATCAGTATCATAGACAAAGAGATGAAGCAGTTACCCAGGAATGATGCTGCTGTCCAGGAGCACCTGCGCCCCTTCGTGGAGAAACTGAAGAAACAACgtcagaaagaaaaaa agaTGACAACCAAAAATGAGAGTGCGTCAGGACTGGTGGCCAAGAAGCAAAAACCTGCAGCTG tgACTATGAGCAAACCTGCAGCTGACTCAGGATCAATGGCCAAAAAGCAAAAACCTGCAGCTG TGACTATGAGCAAACTGGCAGCTGACTCAGGATCAATGGCCAAAAAGCAAAAACCTGCAGCTG TTGTGAAGcccaaacagaaaacagagaaaccTGCTGAATCCACCAAAACCTCCCAG ATTTATCCTGCTGGAGTCGTGAAGCCGAAACAGGAGATGCAAAATTCATCCCTGAAACCTGCTGAATCCACCAAAACCCCCAAG GTCCAAAGTGCTCCTGTCCAGACGGGGAGGATTAAAATACTGAGATTGAAAATGTCCAATAAGACCAACACTCACCTGGAGGTCGAGTTCAACGACCAGACGCAGACGTTCTTCATCACAACTCGACTTCTGGCGAACACACTCGGCTTCAGAGCGGATGACGATTTAGCGCTGAGACTGTTCTTTGAATTGCCGCTCACAGCAGATGCAAAAATTCAAGGAAATAAAATCATTGAAATGAAAAAGGTGTAA
- the LOC117262502 gene encoding uncharacterized protein LOC117262502 isoform X11 encodes MSLKIFETKWKTALTSILEELTEPQFRKLMFNLVKIPQGVKTDKTREEIPYIIIQYYGTEGSISIIDKEMKQLPRNDAAVQEHLRPFVEKLKKQRQKEKKMTTKNESASGLVAKKQKPAADHVGVVKPKQKTEKPAESTKTSQIYPAGVVKPKQEMQNSSLKPAESTKTPKVQSAPVQTGRIKILRLKMSNKTNTHLEVEFNDQTQTFFITTRLLANTLGFRADDDLALRLFFELPLTADAKIQGNKIIEMKKV; translated from the exons atGTCGCTGAAGATTTTTGAGACAAAGTGGAAAACAGCTCTGACttccatcctggaggagctgacCGAGCCGCAGTTCAGGAAGTTGATGTTCAACCTGGTCAAAATTCCTCAAGGTGTGAAGACGGACAAGACCAGAGAAGAGATCCCGTACATAATCATCCAGTACTACGGGACAGAGGGGTCCATCAGTATCATAGACAAAGAGATGAAGCAGTTACCCAGGAATGATGCTGCTGTCCAGGAGCACCTGCGCCCCTTCGTGGAGAAACTGAAGAAACAACgtcagaaagaaaaaa agaTGACAACCAAAAATGAGAGTGCGTCAGGACTGGTGGCCAAGAAGCAAAAACCTGCAGCTG accATGTTGGAGTTGTGAAGcccaaacagaaaacagagaaaccTGCTGAATCCACCAAAACCTCCCAG ATTTATCCTGCTGGAGTCGTGAAGCCGAAACAGGAGATGCAAAATTCATCCCTGAAACCTGCTGAATCCACCAAAACCCCCAAG GTCCAAAGTGCTCCTGTCCAGACGGGGAGGATTAAAATACTGAGATTGAAAATGTCCAATAAGACCAACACTCACCTGGAGGTCGAGTTCAACGACCAGACGCAGACGTTCTTCATCACAACTCGACTTCTGGCGAACACACTCGGCTTCAGAGCGGATGACGATTTAGCGCTGAGACTGTTCTTTGAATTGCCGCTCACAGCAGATGCAAAAATTCAAGGAAATAAAATCATTGAAATGAAAAAGGTGTAA
- the LOC117262502 gene encoding uncharacterized protein LOC117262502 isoform X1: MSLKIFETKWKTALTSILEELTEPQFRKLMFNLVKIPQGVKTDKTREEIPYIIIQYYGTEGSISIIDKEMKQLPRNDAAVQEHLRPFVEKLKKQRQKEKKMTTKNESASGLVAKKQKPAAVTMSKLAADSGSMTKKRKPAAVTMSKPAADSGSMAKKQKPAAVTMSKLAADSGSMAKKQKPAADHVGVVKPKQKTEKPAESTKTSQIYPAGVVKPKQEMQNSSLKPAESTKTPKVQSAPVQTGRIKILRLKMSNKTNTHLEVEFNDQTQTFFITTRLLANTLGFRADDDLALRLFFELPLTADAKIQGNKIIEMKKV, encoded by the exons atGTCGCTGAAGATTTTTGAGACAAAGTGGAAAACAGCTCTGACttccatcctggaggagctgacCGAGCCGCAGTTCAGGAAGTTGATGTTCAACCTGGTCAAAATTCCTCAAGGTGTGAAGACGGACAAGACCAGAGAAGAGATCCCGTACATAATCATCCAGTACTACGGGACAGAGGGGTCCATCAGTATCATAGACAAAGAGATGAAGCAGTTACCCAGGAATGATGCTGCTGTCCAGGAGCACCTGCGCCCCTTCGTGGAGAAACTGAAGAAACAACgtcagaaagaaaaaa agaTGACAACCAAAAATGAGAGTGCGTCAGGACTGGTGGCCAAGAAGCAAAAACCTGCAGCTG tgACTATGAGCAAACTGGCAGCTGACTCAGGATCAATGACCAAGAAGCGAAAACCTGCAGCTG tgACTATGAGCAAACCTGCAGCTGACTCAGGATCAATGGCCAAAAAGCAAAAACCTGCAGCTG TGACTATGAGCAAACTGGCAGCTGACTCAGGATCAATGGCCAAAAAGCAAAAACCTGCAGCTG accATGTTGGAGTTGTGAAGcccaaacagaaaacagagaaaccTGCTGAATCCACCAAAACCTCCCAG ATTTATCCTGCTGGAGTCGTGAAGCCGAAACAGGAGATGCAAAATTCATCCCTGAAACCTGCTGAATCCACCAAAACCCCCAAG GTCCAAAGTGCTCCTGTCCAGACGGGGAGGATTAAAATACTGAGATTGAAAATGTCCAATAAGACCAACACTCACCTGGAGGTCGAGTTCAACGACCAGACGCAGACGTTCTTCATCACAACTCGACTTCTGGCGAACACACTCGGCTTCAGAGCGGATGACGATTTAGCGCTGAGACTGTTCTTTGAATTGCCGCTCACAGCAGATGCAAAAATTCAAGGAAATAAAATCATTGAAATGAAAAAGGTGTAA
- the LOC117262502 gene encoding uncharacterized protein LOC117262502 isoform X10 — MSLKIFETKWKTALTSILEELTEPQFRKLMFNLVKIPQGVKTDKTREEIPYIIIQYYGTEGSISIIDKEMKQLPRNDAAVQEHLRPFVEKLKKQRQKEKKMTTKNESASGLVAKKQKPAAVTMSKLAADSGSMAKKQKPAAVVKPKQKTEKPAESTKTSQIYPAGVVKPKQEMQNSSLKPAESTKTPKVQSAPVQTGRIKILRLKMSNKTNTHLEVEFNDQTQTFFITTRLLANTLGFRADDDLALRLFFELPLTADAKIQGNKIIEMKKV; from the exons atGTCGCTGAAGATTTTTGAGACAAAGTGGAAAACAGCTCTGACttccatcctggaggagctgacCGAGCCGCAGTTCAGGAAGTTGATGTTCAACCTGGTCAAAATTCCTCAAGGTGTGAAGACGGACAAGACCAGAGAAGAGATCCCGTACATAATCATCCAGTACTACGGGACAGAGGGGTCCATCAGTATCATAGACAAAGAGATGAAGCAGTTACCCAGGAATGATGCTGCTGTCCAGGAGCACCTGCGCCCCTTCGTGGAGAAACTGAAGAAACAACgtcagaaagaaaaaa agaTGACAACCAAAAATGAGAGTGCGTCAGGACTGGTGGCCAAGAAGCAAAAACCTGCAGCTG TGACTATGAGCAAACTGGCAGCTGACTCAGGATCAATGGCCAAAAAGCAAAAACCTGCAGCTG TTGTGAAGcccaaacagaaaacagagaaaccTGCTGAATCCACCAAAACCTCCCAG ATTTATCCTGCTGGAGTCGTGAAGCCGAAACAGGAGATGCAAAATTCATCCCTGAAACCTGCTGAATCCACCAAAACCCCCAAG GTCCAAAGTGCTCCTGTCCAGACGGGGAGGATTAAAATACTGAGATTGAAAATGTCCAATAAGACCAACACTCACCTGGAGGTCGAGTTCAACGACCAGACGCAGACGTTCTTCATCACAACTCGACTTCTGGCGAACACACTCGGCTTCAGAGCGGATGACGATTTAGCGCTGAGACTGTTCTTTGAATTGCCGCTCACAGCAGATGCAAAAATTCAAGGAAATAAAATCATTGAAATGAAAAAGGTGTAA
- the LOC117262502 gene encoding uncharacterized protein LOC117262502 isoform X7 — protein sequence MSLKIFETKWKTALTSILEELTEPQFRKLMFNLVKIPQGVKTDKTREEIPYIIIQYYGTEGSISIIDKEMKQLPRNDAAVQEHLRPFVEKLKKQRQKEKKMTTKNESASGLVAKKQKPAAVTMSKLAADSGSMTKKRKPAAVTMSKPAADSGSMAKKQKPAAVTMSKLAADSGSMAKKQKPAADHVGVVKPKQKTEKPAESTKTSQVQSAPVQTGRIKILRLKMSNKTNTHLEVEFNDQTQTFFITTRLLANTLGFRADDDLALRLFFELPLTADAKIQGNKIIEMKKV from the exons atGTCGCTGAAGATTTTTGAGACAAAGTGGAAAACAGCTCTGACttccatcctggaggagctgacCGAGCCGCAGTTCAGGAAGTTGATGTTCAACCTGGTCAAAATTCCTCAAGGTGTGAAGACGGACAAGACCAGAGAAGAGATCCCGTACATAATCATCCAGTACTACGGGACAGAGGGGTCCATCAGTATCATAGACAAAGAGATGAAGCAGTTACCCAGGAATGATGCTGCTGTCCAGGAGCACCTGCGCCCCTTCGTGGAGAAACTGAAGAAACAACgtcagaaagaaaaaa agaTGACAACCAAAAATGAGAGTGCGTCAGGACTGGTGGCCAAGAAGCAAAAACCTGCAGCTG tgACTATGAGCAAACTGGCAGCTGACTCAGGATCAATGACCAAGAAGCGAAAACCTGCAGCTG tgACTATGAGCAAACCTGCAGCTGACTCAGGATCAATGGCCAAAAAGCAAAAACCTGCAGCTG TGACTATGAGCAAACTGGCAGCTGACTCAGGATCAATGGCCAAAAAGCAAAAACCTGCAGCTG accATGTTGGAGTTGTGAAGcccaaacagaaaacagagaaaccTGCTGAATCCACCAAAACCTCCCAG GTCCAAAGTGCTCCTGTCCAGACGGGGAGGATTAAAATACTGAGATTGAAAATGTCCAATAAGACCAACACTCACCTGGAGGTCGAGTTCAACGACCAGACGCAGACGTTCTTCATCACAACTCGACTTCTGGCGAACACACTCGGCTTCAGAGCGGATGACGATTTAGCGCTGAGACTGTTCTTTGAATTGCCGCTCACAGCAGATGCAAAAATTCAAGGAAATAAAATCATTGAAATGAAAAAGGTGTAA
- the LOC117262502 gene encoding uncharacterized protein LOC117262502 isoform X2 encodes MSLKIFETKWKTALTSILEELTEPQFRKLMFNLVKIPQGVKTDKTREEIPYIIIQYYGTEGSISIIDKEMKQLPRNDAAVQEHLRPFVEKLKKQRQKEKKMTTKNESASGLVAKKQKPAAVTMSKLAADSGSMTKKRKPAAVTMSKPAADSGSMAKKQKPAAVTMSKLAADSGSMAKKQKPAAVVKPKQKTEKPAESTKTSQIYPAGVVKPKQEMQNSSLKPAESTKTPKVQSAPVQTGRIKILRLKMSNKTNTHLEVEFNDQTQTFFITTRLLANTLGFRADDDLALRLFFELPLTADAKIQGNKIIEMKKV; translated from the exons atGTCGCTGAAGATTTTTGAGACAAAGTGGAAAACAGCTCTGACttccatcctggaggagctgacCGAGCCGCAGTTCAGGAAGTTGATGTTCAACCTGGTCAAAATTCCTCAAGGTGTGAAGACGGACAAGACCAGAGAAGAGATCCCGTACATAATCATCCAGTACTACGGGACAGAGGGGTCCATCAGTATCATAGACAAAGAGATGAAGCAGTTACCCAGGAATGATGCTGCTGTCCAGGAGCACCTGCGCCCCTTCGTGGAGAAACTGAAGAAACAACgtcagaaagaaaaaa agaTGACAACCAAAAATGAGAGTGCGTCAGGACTGGTGGCCAAGAAGCAAAAACCTGCAGCTG tgACTATGAGCAAACTGGCAGCTGACTCAGGATCAATGACCAAGAAGCGAAAACCTGCAGCTG tgACTATGAGCAAACCTGCAGCTGACTCAGGATCAATGGCCAAAAAGCAAAAACCTGCAGCTG TGACTATGAGCAAACTGGCAGCTGACTCAGGATCAATGGCCAAAAAGCAAAAACCTGCAGCTG TTGTGAAGcccaaacagaaaacagagaaaccTGCTGAATCCACCAAAACCTCCCAG ATTTATCCTGCTGGAGTCGTGAAGCCGAAACAGGAGATGCAAAATTCATCCCTGAAACCTGCTGAATCCACCAAAACCCCCAAG GTCCAAAGTGCTCCTGTCCAGACGGGGAGGATTAAAATACTGAGATTGAAAATGTCCAATAAGACCAACACTCACCTGGAGGTCGAGTTCAACGACCAGACGCAGACGTTCTTCATCACAACTCGACTTCTGGCGAACACACTCGGCTTCAGAGCGGATGACGATTTAGCGCTGAGACTGTTCTTTGAATTGCCGCTCACAGCAGATGCAAAAATTCAAGGAAATAAAATCATTGAAATGAAAAAGGTGTAA
- the LOC117262502 gene encoding uncharacterized protein LOC117262502 isoform X6 yields MSLKIFETKWKTALTSILEELTEPQFRKLMFNLVKIPQGVKTDKTREEIPYIIIQYYGTEGSISIIDKEMKQLPRNDAAVQEHLRPFVEKLKKQRQKEKKMTTKNESASGLVAKKQKPAAVTMSKLAADSGSMTKKRKPAAVTMSKLAADSGSMAKKQKPAAVVKPKQKTEKPAESTKTSQIYPAGVVKPKQEMQNSSLKPAESTKTPKVQSAPVQTGRIKILRLKMSNKTNTHLEVEFNDQTQTFFITTRLLANTLGFRADDDLALRLFFELPLTADAKIQGNKIIEMKKV; encoded by the exons atGTCGCTGAAGATTTTTGAGACAAAGTGGAAAACAGCTCTGACttccatcctggaggagctgacCGAGCCGCAGTTCAGGAAGTTGATGTTCAACCTGGTCAAAATTCCTCAAGGTGTGAAGACGGACAAGACCAGAGAAGAGATCCCGTACATAATCATCCAGTACTACGGGACAGAGGGGTCCATCAGTATCATAGACAAAGAGATGAAGCAGTTACCCAGGAATGATGCTGCTGTCCAGGAGCACCTGCGCCCCTTCGTGGAGAAACTGAAGAAACAACgtcagaaagaaaaaa agaTGACAACCAAAAATGAGAGTGCGTCAGGACTGGTGGCCAAGAAGCAAAAACCTGCAGCTG tgACTATGAGCAAACTGGCAGCTGACTCAGGATCAATGACCAAGAAGCGAAAACCTGCAGCTG TGACTATGAGCAAACTGGCAGCTGACTCAGGATCAATGGCCAAAAAGCAAAAACCTGCAGCTG TTGTGAAGcccaaacagaaaacagagaaaccTGCTGAATCCACCAAAACCTCCCAG ATTTATCCTGCTGGAGTCGTGAAGCCGAAACAGGAGATGCAAAATTCATCCCTGAAACCTGCTGAATCCACCAAAACCCCCAAG GTCCAAAGTGCTCCTGTCCAGACGGGGAGGATTAAAATACTGAGATTGAAAATGTCCAATAAGACCAACACTCACCTGGAGGTCGAGTTCAACGACCAGACGCAGACGTTCTTCATCACAACTCGACTTCTGGCGAACACACTCGGCTTCAGAGCGGATGACGATTTAGCGCTGAGACTGTTCTTTGAATTGCCGCTCACAGCAGATGCAAAAATTCAAGGAAATAAAATCATTGAAATGAAAAAGGTGTAA
- the LOC117262502 gene encoding uncharacterized protein LOC117262502 isoform X9, with product MSLKIFETKWKTALTSILEELTEPQFRKLMFNLVKIPQGVKTDKTREEIPYIIIQYYGTEGSISIIDKEMKQLPRNDAAVQEHLRPFVEKLKKQRQKEKKMTTKNESASGLVAKKQKPAAVTMSKLAADSGSMAKKQKPAADHVGVVKPKQKTEKPAESTKTSQIYPAGVVKPKQEMQNSSLKPAESTKTPKVQSAPVQTGRIKILRLKMSNKTNTHLEVEFNDQTQTFFITTRLLANTLGFRADDDLALRLFFELPLTADAKIQGNKIIEMKKV from the exons atGTCGCTGAAGATTTTTGAGACAAAGTGGAAAACAGCTCTGACttccatcctggaggagctgacCGAGCCGCAGTTCAGGAAGTTGATGTTCAACCTGGTCAAAATTCCTCAAGGTGTGAAGACGGACAAGACCAGAGAAGAGATCCCGTACATAATCATCCAGTACTACGGGACAGAGGGGTCCATCAGTATCATAGACAAAGAGATGAAGCAGTTACCCAGGAATGATGCTGCTGTCCAGGAGCACCTGCGCCCCTTCGTGGAGAAACTGAAGAAACAACgtcagaaagaaaaaa agaTGACAACCAAAAATGAGAGTGCGTCAGGACTGGTGGCCAAGAAGCAAAAACCTGCAGCTG TGACTATGAGCAAACTGGCAGCTGACTCAGGATCAATGGCCAAAAAGCAAAAACCTGCAGCTG accATGTTGGAGTTGTGAAGcccaaacagaaaacagagaaaccTGCTGAATCCACCAAAACCTCCCAG ATTTATCCTGCTGGAGTCGTGAAGCCGAAACAGGAGATGCAAAATTCATCCCTGAAACCTGCTGAATCCACCAAAACCCCCAAG GTCCAAAGTGCTCCTGTCCAGACGGGGAGGATTAAAATACTGAGATTGAAAATGTCCAATAAGACCAACACTCACCTGGAGGTCGAGTTCAACGACCAGACGCAGACGTTCTTCATCACAACTCGACTTCTGGCGAACACACTCGGCTTCAGAGCGGATGACGATTTAGCGCTGAGACTGTTCTTTGAATTGCCGCTCACAGCAGATGCAAAAATTCAAGGAAATAAAATCATTGAAATGAAAAAGGTGTAA
- the LOC117262502 gene encoding uncharacterized protein LOC117262502 isoform X8, with product MSLKIFETKWKTALTSILEELTEPQFRKLMFNLVKIPQGVKTDKTREEIPYIIIQYYGTEGSISIIDKEMKQLPRNDAAVQEHLRPFVEKLKKQRQKEKKMTTKNESASGLVAKKQKPAAVTMSKLAADSGSMTKKRKPAAVTMSKPAADSGSMAKKQKPAAVTMSKLAADSGSMAKKQKPAAVVKPKQKTEKPAESTKTSQVQSAPVQTGRIKILRLKMSNKTNTHLEVEFNDQTQTFFITTRLLANTLGFRADDDLALRLFFELPLTADAKIQGNKIIEMKKV from the exons atGTCGCTGAAGATTTTTGAGACAAAGTGGAAAACAGCTCTGACttccatcctggaggagctgacCGAGCCGCAGTTCAGGAAGTTGATGTTCAACCTGGTCAAAATTCCTCAAGGTGTGAAGACGGACAAGACCAGAGAAGAGATCCCGTACATAATCATCCAGTACTACGGGACAGAGGGGTCCATCAGTATCATAGACAAAGAGATGAAGCAGTTACCCAGGAATGATGCTGCTGTCCAGGAGCACCTGCGCCCCTTCGTGGAGAAACTGAAGAAACAACgtcagaaagaaaaaa agaTGACAACCAAAAATGAGAGTGCGTCAGGACTGGTGGCCAAGAAGCAAAAACCTGCAGCTG tgACTATGAGCAAACTGGCAGCTGACTCAGGATCAATGACCAAGAAGCGAAAACCTGCAGCTG tgACTATGAGCAAACCTGCAGCTGACTCAGGATCAATGGCCAAAAAGCAAAAACCTGCAGCTG TGACTATGAGCAAACTGGCAGCTGACTCAGGATCAATGGCCAAAAAGCAAAAACCTGCAGCTG TTGTGAAGcccaaacagaaaacagagaaaccTGCTGAATCCACCAAAACCTCCCAG GTCCAAAGTGCTCCTGTCCAGACGGGGAGGATTAAAATACTGAGATTGAAAATGTCCAATAAGACCAACACTCACCTGGAGGTCGAGTTCAACGACCAGACGCAGACGTTCTTCATCACAACTCGACTTCTGGCGAACACACTCGGCTTCAGAGCGGATGACGATTTAGCGCTGAGACTGTTCTTTGAATTGCCGCTCACAGCAGATGCAAAAATTCAAGGAAATAAAATCATTGAAATGAAAAAGGTGTAA
- the LOC117262502 gene encoding uncharacterized protein LOC117262502 isoform X3, whose translation MSLKIFETKWKTALTSILEELTEPQFRKLMFNLVKIPQGVKTDKTREEIPYIIIQYYGTEGSISIIDKEMKQLPRNDAAVQEHLRPFVEKLKKQRQKEKKMTTKNESASGLVAKKQKPAAVTMSKPAADSGSMAKKQKPAAVTMSKLAADSGSMAKKQKPAADHVGVVKPKQKTEKPAESTKTSQIYPAGVVKPKQEMQNSSLKPAESTKTPKVQSAPVQTGRIKILRLKMSNKTNTHLEVEFNDQTQTFFITTRLLANTLGFRADDDLALRLFFELPLTADAKIQGNKIIEMKKV comes from the exons atGTCGCTGAAGATTTTTGAGACAAAGTGGAAAACAGCTCTGACttccatcctggaggagctgacCGAGCCGCAGTTCAGGAAGTTGATGTTCAACCTGGTCAAAATTCCTCAAGGTGTGAAGACGGACAAGACCAGAGAAGAGATCCCGTACATAATCATCCAGTACTACGGGACAGAGGGGTCCATCAGTATCATAGACAAAGAGATGAAGCAGTTACCCAGGAATGATGCTGCTGTCCAGGAGCACCTGCGCCCCTTCGTGGAGAAACTGAAGAAACAACgtcagaaagaaaaaa agaTGACAACCAAAAATGAGAGTGCGTCAGGACTGGTGGCCAAGAAGCAAAAACCTGCAGCTG tgACTATGAGCAAACCTGCAGCTGACTCAGGATCAATGGCCAAAAAGCAAAAACCTGCAGCTG TGACTATGAGCAAACTGGCAGCTGACTCAGGATCAATGGCCAAAAAGCAAAAACCTGCAGCTG accATGTTGGAGTTGTGAAGcccaaacagaaaacagagaaaccTGCTGAATCCACCAAAACCTCCCAG ATTTATCCTGCTGGAGTCGTGAAGCCGAAACAGGAGATGCAAAATTCATCCCTGAAACCTGCTGAATCCACCAAAACCCCCAAG GTCCAAAGTGCTCCTGTCCAGACGGGGAGGATTAAAATACTGAGATTGAAAATGTCCAATAAGACCAACACTCACCTGGAGGTCGAGTTCAACGACCAGACGCAGACGTTCTTCATCACAACTCGACTTCTGGCGAACACACTCGGCTTCAGAGCGGATGACGATTTAGCGCTGAGACTGTTCTTTGAATTGCCGCTCACAGCAGATGCAAAAATTCAAGGAAATAAAATCATTGAAATGAAAAAGGTGTAA
- the LOC117262502 gene encoding uncharacterized protein LOC117262502 isoform X4, with product MSLKIFETKWKTALTSILEELTEPQFRKLMFNLVKIPQGVKTDKTREEIPYIIIQYYGTEGSISIIDKEMKQLPRNDAAVQEHLRPFVEKLKKQRQKEKKMTTKNESASGLVAKKQKPAAVTMSKLAADSGSMTKKRKPAAVTMSKLAADSGSMAKKQKPAADHVGVVKPKQKTEKPAESTKTSQIYPAGVVKPKQEMQNSSLKPAESTKTPKVQSAPVQTGRIKILRLKMSNKTNTHLEVEFNDQTQTFFITTRLLANTLGFRADDDLALRLFFELPLTADAKIQGNKIIEMKKV from the exons atGTCGCTGAAGATTTTTGAGACAAAGTGGAAAACAGCTCTGACttccatcctggaggagctgacCGAGCCGCAGTTCAGGAAGTTGATGTTCAACCTGGTCAAAATTCCTCAAGGTGTGAAGACGGACAAGACCAGAGAAGAGATCCCGTACATAATCATCCAGTACTACGGGACAGAGGGGTCCATCAGTATCATAGACAAAGAGATGAAGCAGTTACCCAGGAATGATGCTGCTGTCCAGGAGCACCTGCGCCCCTTCGTGGAGAAACTGAAGAAACAACgtcagaaagaaaaaa agaTGACAACCAAAAATGAGAGTGCGTCAGGACTGGTGGCCAAGAAGCAAAAACCTGCAGCTG tgACTATGAGCAAACTGGCAGCTGACTCAGGATCAATGACCAAGAAGCGAAAACCTGCAGCTG TGACTATGAGCAAACTGGCAGCTGACTCAGGATCAATGGCCAAAAAGCAAAAACCTGCAGCTG accATGTTGGAGTTGTGAAGcccaaacagaaaacagagaaaccTGCTGAATCCACCAAAACCTCCCAG ATTTATCCTGCTGGAGTCGTGAAGCCGAAACAGGAGATGCAAAATTCATCCCTGAAACCTGCTGAATCCACCAAAACCCCCAAG GTCCAAAGTGCTCCTGTCCAGACGGGGAGGATTAAAATACTGAGATTGAAAATGTCCAATAAGACCAACACTCACCTGGAGGTCGAGTTCAACGACCAGACGCAGACGTTCTTCATCACAACTCGACTTCTGGCGAACACACTCGGCTTCAGAGCGGATGACGATTTAGCGCTGAGACTGTTCTTTGAATTGCCGCTCACAGCAGATGCAAAAATTCAAGGAAATAAAATCATTGAAATGAAAAAGGTGTAA